A stretch of the Duncaniella dubosii genome encodes the following:
- a CDS encoding DUF4857 domain-containing protein, whose translation MKKAYIVILVALSVIVLSWFLPWLYSIIFPVGVSDPFIAYSPVSRQMIVSETGQEKNPAIYALDAEGKRIPGLYSKEQRDSLLPQIYFTQLMAREQMPDSIDGIELTVPALKHGQWVFTSLPRDINKVQPEVYLMMESMPARIDLEDPKEVFRFRNGRVEFIDMETNGIVEGRTRRFTDIFTERDFRLPVRSASANVTSRKPYDEGYLMVDDRGDIFHLKMQAGRPYMMKIRKPDSIDARQVFIMENVDTRHLGLMTDANDNLYVIEREGYRICPLAVGKVDPTKDRISVVKNMFNWVVKISNSDGARWTVLDSDDYSKLADYNISYSHSVSQVIASYIFPFELSFTAISDCYAFPRISDVSWRAVFLNVVLTLIILVVYRRRRSSGRNIALASVVTLVCGIFSFIPLIIIKD comes from the coding sequence ATGAAGAAAGCATATATAGTTATACTTGTCGCTCTAAGCGTCATAGTTTTGTCGTGGTTCTTGCCATGGCTTTATTCAATCATCTTTCCTGTCGGAGTCTCGGATCCGTTTATCGCCTATTCGCCTGTCAGCAGACAGATGATAGTCTCTGAGACCGGTCAGGAAAAGAATCCTGCCATCTATGCCCTTGATGCGGAAGGCAAGCGGATACCGGGTCTCTACAGCAAAGAGCAGCGCGACTCGCTTCTGCCACAGATATATTTCACTCAGCTCATGGCCCGTGAGCAAATGCCTGACTCTATTGACGGCATCGAACTCACAGTGCCTGCCCTGAAACATGGACAATGGGTCTTTACCTCTTTGCCTCGCGACATCAACAAAGTGCAGCCTGAAGTTTATCTGATGATGGAGTCGATGCCGGCACGAATCGACCTTGAAGATCCGAAAGAAGTGTTCAGATTCAGAAACGGTCGTGTGGAGTTTATCGACATGGAAACAAACGGGATTGTCGAAGGACGTACACGTCGTTTCACCGACATATTTACAGAGCGTGATTTCCGGTTGCCGGTAAGAAGTGCTTCGGCAAACGTCACAAGCCGTAAGCCATACGATGAAGGCTATCTGATGGTCGATGACCGTGGTGACATATTTCATCTGAAGATGCAGGCCGGACGTCCGTACATGATGAAAATCCGTAAGCCTGATTCAATCGATGCTCGGCAAGTGTTTATCATGGAGAATGTCGATACCCGTCATCTTGGCCTTATGACCGATGCCAACGATAATCTTTATGTTATCGAGCGTGAGGGTTATCGCATCTGTCCGCTCGCGGTCGGTAAAGTAGACCCGACGAAAGACCGTATCTCGGTCGTAAAGAATATGTTTAACTGGGTAGTGAAGATTTCCAATTCCGACGGGGCGCGTTGGACAGTTCTTGATTCTGACGATTATTCAAAGCTTGCTGATTATAATATATCGTATTCACACTCCGTTTCTCAGGTAATCGCATCTTACATATTCCCCTTTGAGCTTTCGTTTACAGCCATTAGCGACTGCTATGCCTTCCCGCGCATAAGTGATGTCTCGTGGCGTGCCGTTTTTCTCAATGTTGTTCTTACACTGATCATACTTGTGGTTTACCGCCGTCGCAGGTCGTCAGGGAGGAATATTGCGCTTGCGTCGGTAGTGACATTGGTCTGCGGGATTTTCTCGTTCATACCTCTGATTATTATTAAAGATTGA
- a CDS encoding ABC transporter ATP-binding protein: MNQDSESVISVKNLTQRYGTGRVIYSDLSFEVPKGRILGLLGKNGTGKTTTINILMGYLRPQGGECRIFGEKITEITPATRARIALLIEGHVQYAFMTIAQIERFYSKFYPKWNRDAYYELMAKLHVSPGQKISSMSCGQRSQVALGLILAQNADLLVLDDFSLGLDPGYRRLFIDYLREFAKAEEKTVFMTSHIIQDLERLIDDCIILDYGKILTQMPVDELLRDFSRYTLETDASVDRFEADSVFVNPGKIKNELEFYTFRPFDEVKSHISELGIGYRGLERREMSLEDAFIGLTGKY, encoded by the coding sequence ATGAACCAAGACTCTGAATCTGTAATATCTGTAAAAAACTTGACCCAACGCTATGGCACGGGACGAGTGATTTACAGCGACCTGAGTTTCGAAGTGCCCAAAGGCCGCATACTTGGTCTGCTTGGTAAAAACGGAACAGGCAAAACCACCACCATCAACATTCTGATGGGCTATCTGCGGCCTCAGGGGGGCGAGTGTCGGATTTTTGGTGAGAAAATCACTGAAATCACTCCGGCAACACGGGCACGCATTGCATTGCTCATTGAAGGCCATGTGCAGTATGCCTTCATGACCATCGCTCAGATAGAGCGTTTCTATTCGAAATTCTATCCTAAGTGGAATCGCGACGCATACTATGAACTTATGGCAAAACTTCATGTTTCGCCCGGACAGAAAATTTCGTCAATGTCGTGCGGTCAGCGTTCACAGGTGGCGTTGGGGCTGATTCTTGCCCAGAATGCCGACCTGCTTGTGCTTGACGACTTTTCGCTCGGCCTTGATCCCGGTTATCGCCGTCTGTTTATCGACTATCTCCGTGAATTTGCTAAAGCAGAGGAGAAAACAGTGTTCATGACGTCACACATTATTCAGGATCTTGAGCGTCTTATTGACGATTGCATAATCCTTGATTACGGCAAGATTCTGACCCAGATGCCGGTCGACGAGCTGTTGCGTGATTTCTCACGTTACACACTTGAGACCGATGCTTCTGTCGATAGATTTGAGGCAGACTCTGTATTTGTAAATCCCGGAAAAATCAAAAACGAACTTGAGTTCTATACCTTCCGGCCTTTTGATGAAGTGAAGTCACACATCTCGGAACTTGGCATCGGTTACAGAGGACTCGAACGTCGAGAAATGTCTCTTGAGGATGCGTTCATAGGTCTAACAGGTAAATATTAA
- a CDS encoding CatA-like O-acetyltransferase, family 2 — translation MDITQPKVTEINPANTTRAYAFEMWMKAPMPMVTLFKTLDVTRLLKVSRNRGLKFNMLMCWCIGKAASGIKEFYMLPVGESLLHYDSIAVNTIVANSKGEVSSCDVPFSENIETFNDDYINLTRRVAESCVNHDIADRMVIGTSALAAYDIDGAVGMYSGIFNNPFLIWGKYRQKFFKTTLTVSFQFHHTQIDGAHAARFLTELQNTIHRIC, via the coding sequence ATGGACATAACACAACCTAAAGTAACAGAAATCAATCCGGCAAACACAACCAGGGCCTACGCATTCGAAATGTGGATGAAAGCTCCAATGCCGATGGTCACTTTATTCAAAACCCTTGATGTCACACGGTTGCTGAAAGTAAGCCGCAATAGAGGGTTGAAATTCAACATGCTGATGTGCTGGTGTATAGGTAAAGCCGCGAGTGGCATCAAGGAATTCTACATGCTCCCTGTCGGAGAGTCGCTTCTGCACTACGATTCAATTGCAGTCAATACCATAGTTGCAAACAGCAAAGGTGAGGTCAGTTCGTGTGATGTTCCTTTCAGTGAAAACATCGAGACATTCAATGACGATTACATCAACCTGACACGTCGGGTTGCAGAATCATGCGTCAACCACGACATTGCCGACCGTATGGTAATAGGCACATCAGCACTTGCCGCCTACGATATAGACGGCGCGGTGGGGATGTATAGCGGAATCTTCAACAATCCGTTTCTGATATGGGGAAAATACCGCCAGAAATTCTTTAAAACAACACTGACAGTCTCTTTCCAATTCCATCATACACAAATAGATGGCGCTCACGCAGCCCGGTTCCTCACCGAACTGCAGAACACCATCCATCGGATTTGCTAA